DNA from Stutzerimonas decontaminans:
CTGCCTGGCTGAACCTGTTCCTGTTCGTGGGCATGTCGCCGCTGCTAATAACCGGACTGGCACTGTTGGCGATGCTGATTGGTGTCATCAACCTGCGCGACGGGTTGCAGCCCGACAGCGGTTTCACGCTATCGATACCCGCCAAGGCAAAGCCGGGCCTGTATGCCCGGGTACGTCGCATTCTGCAGCGCCAGACGCTGCTGCCTGCTCTCGGCGGGGTTGCGGTATTGGCCCTACTGGTCAACTTCGTCGAGTTGCTGTGCACCGCGGGGCTGCCGGCGATCTACACCGCGGTACTTTCCCAGCAGCAGCTGAGCGCTCTGGCGCACCACGCTTATCTTGGCCTCTACATCCTGGGCTATATCGCCGACGACGCACTGATGGTGACGATCGCGGTTCTCGCACTGAGCAGCCGCAAGCTCACCTATCAATCAGGCGCCACGCTGAAGCTGATCAGCGGCGCGGTGATGCTAGTGCTGGGTGTCGTCATGCTGGTGAAACCGGAGTGGCTGCAGTAACGGATCGCCGGAGTGACCTATGTCAGGTCCTAGGAGCGCGCGGCCAGGCAGCGAGGGGACACGCAAATCAGAGGATTCAGCCATCACGCCGTTGCCGTGCGGTCAGCGCCACTCCGTTAGTACCCGCCTCGCCCAGGCATCTACCGCCGATCACACTCGCTCCGAGTCCTCGCAGGGTTGTTTTGCAAGCGGCGACAAGGTGACGCAAGCCCGCTTGAGCGGCCACGGTAAGGCCGCCGGCCAGATCACGGCCACCCGGCAGTGGGCCTGGGGCTACGTAAATCCGCATACCGCTCAGTGTCTGCTTGGAACAGAAACATTGAACGGGTCAAATGGATCGACATATACCCCCGCCGGTATATGATTGCCAAACCTTCACATCCACTCATGTCGGAGCTTCAGATGAAATCCTCATTGATCGCCCTTTCCCTCAGCCTGCTGGCTTTCGCGGCCCAGGCCGTAGAACTCGAAGTCACCCCGCAAGACGCCTACGCTCGCGCCCAGCAAGACGACGCAAAAGTCCTCTTCGTCGATGTGCGCGATCCGGTGGAGATCATGTTCGTCGGCTTCACCGACGCCGTGGACATCAACATTCCGTATCTGCTCGTTGATCGCAATGCCTGGAATGACGAGCGCGGTGCGTTCCAGACCAACCGCAATCCACAGTTCATCGAACAGATCCAGGCCGAGCTGGACAAACGTGGCCTGGGCGCCGATACCGAGATCATCACCATGTGCCGCTCGGGCAGCGAGCGTGGCAAACCCAGTGCAGACTTCCTGCGCGAGAACGGTTTTCCCAATGCACGGTATGTCGTCGATGGGTTTCAGGGCGCCGCGATAAAGGAAGGACGGCAGGCAGGCTTTCGTCTGCAGAATGGCTGGCAGAACGCCGGACTGCCGTGGAGCCCGAAGATGAATCCGGAAAAGATCTATCGCACTGATCGCAAGTGAATCCCACGCGTAGCGCGGACCTCGGCGATGAATATCGGTAACGCACACCGCCGATTGGTGGGTCAGCTGCTCTGCTAGCTGACCCCATCGCCTCGAACCTGATGCCATAGCCGAACCGCGCGTTCAAGCTGGTCAGGCGCTCCTCGGTGCTTGGCAACGCCCTGTTGCTGGACTTACGCCCGCCCCATGCCAGCCATCAGCCAAACACTGTCACCGTTTGCCGGCTCAGGGCGACCAACTCACCAGCTGGCGTCCACAGCGCAGCCGCACAATGCCCATAGCCATCGCGGGCGTGCTCGATCACGGCGCGATACATGCACCAGTCGTGGCTATCGAGGTCGGGTAGAGGTTGAATGAATTCGATGGTCCAGGTCAGCGAGCTGCCGGGTGCGAAGCTCTTGAGATGCGGCAGCACCGCGGGCGGCCAGGCATCGACCAGCGCCAGCAGGTGCGCCTCGGTCATTGGCTCGCGAGGCACTTCACCGCGCTGGCGCACCCACCCACCCATTTCGCGCGACCTGTTACCGGTGAACGGCAAGCCACCGATACCCCAACGCATCGCCAAGTAGCGGGTGAACTCTGGAGTCACGCCAGGCACATAGGGCAGTTCCTGACAGGCTTCGACCGGCGGCATGGACGGTGCCGGCTCGGCCGCGACATCGACCACCGAACTGCGCGGGGCGCCGAAGCTGCCCTGGACGATGGTAACCACCTGGCCGTCCTGCATGACCCGCCCCAGCATCTGACTCACCGCCTTGCCTTCGCGCAGCACCTCGGCCTCGAAGCTCGCTGGCGTATCGAGGGCCAACGGCCCAACGAACGTAATCGCCAGCGAACGAAGAGGTCGACCGTCCGGAACCTTGGCCCGCATGCTCTCAAAGACCAGTGCGGCGACCAGACCGCCGAAACCTGCACGGCCCTGCCCCCAAGTGGCCGGCACCACCACGCTGCCGGGATTGTCACGCACCGCCTGCAGCAGCTCGCAAAGCTCCATACCCACCTCGTTATCGTTCGTTGTGCGCGCGATGTTAAAGGCACGCACGCCGCGGCGCGAACCTGTCTGGCAGAAGCAGCCGGATGAAATGCCGAATCATCCACAACGCCAATAAGCGGTCAGGAACGCTCCCTCGGCCTCGGAAAACGCCAGGGCAATGCTCGACGGAGTTGACGCAGGGCACGGGAGAGGTCATCCGCCACAGCGGCCTGCTCGGCATAGCGCTGGGTCTCGTAGAGCCTGACGAACGCCAATATGGCCGGTGCCTGTTCTGGCAACATGATCGCGGCACGATCCGCAAAGCTACGGGCGCCCTCGCCTCTGTTGCGCCGGACACCATGGCGCCCCAGCAGCTGCTCGAAGCGCTTGAACAGGCGCTGCTGGGGGTCCGTTTCACGCCGCCAGGGTTTGAACAGGACCAGCGCCAATACCGCCGTCAGCAGGGCCAGAACGGCTACCAGGGCAAGGCCCAGCGCCTGACCATCGAGCTTGCCGAACCAGCGCTGCAGCGCTTGCGCTTGCTGCTCGCCCTGGTAATTGAGCACCCAGCGCTGCCATCCATAGTTGAGGCTGTCCCAGCGCAACCGCAGCGCATTCACCCAGCCGATGTCCCGGTAGCGCAGCAGCGACATCGGCTGATCGGCAAGAAAGCTTCGTTCGCGCGCCAATGCCTGTTCCAGGCCCTGCTCCACCCGTTCCGGCGCGACCTGAAAGGTCGGGTCGACACTGACCCAGCCACGCTCGGCGACCCAGTATTCGACCCAGGCATGCGCGTCGAACTGATGCACCGAGAGGTAGTTGCCCGCCGGGTTGAGCTCACCGCCCTGATAGCCCGCCACCACCCGTGCCGGGATGCCGGCCGCGCGCAGCACGAAAGTCATTGCACCCGCGTAGTGGGCACAGAAGCCGCTGCGCGTCTCGAACAGGAAATCGTCAACGATATCGTCGCCCACCGGCGGCGGCTCCAGCGTGTAGTGATAAGGCTGGCGATTGAAGTGCTTCAACAGCGCATCAACCATCGCCTGCGGCTCCTGCGCAGTGCGCCGTAGCTCCGCAGCCCAGGCCCGGCTTCGCGGATTGCCACGCTCCGGCAGTTGCAGCGCGCGGCCGAGACTCTCCGGCGCGCTGACCGCCTCGCGGCGCGCATCCAGCCAGGAGGTTACCTGATACATCAGCGGCTGGTTCACCGGCTGCCTGCGCTGCAGATGGAAATCCGTCATCAGCTGCGCCTGACCCGGTGCGACCTGAGCCACATCCAGGGCGAACAGCCAAGGCTGCCCGCTCGGCTGCATGACGACGCTGTAGCCGAGCGGCTCGCCGACTGCCTGCCATTCCGGCGCCTGCGGCAGATGAGAGGCATAGGACTGCGACCAGCGCCGGCCATCGAAGCGCTCGAAGGTTACTGCGCGCCAGTAGAGCTGATCGCGTGACGGAATTTCGCCTTCGAAGCTGACCCGGAACGCCAGCTCCGCCGAACGCCCCAAGCGCGCGATGTCACCAGGCGCCATGTGATCGGCCAAGCCGGTCACGCCCCGATCAGCGGCCTGCGGCAACGACCACAGCGGTGGCAGGCGAGGAAAGAAGAGGAACAACACCAGCATCAGCGGAACGGCCTGCAGCAGCAAAGAGCCGGCCAGCCGCACCGTCGGCCATGGCCGTGTCACGAGGCTGCTCTGCTGCAGGCCGATCATCGCCGCCAGCAGCGCGGTGACCGGCAACAGGCTGTACAGCCCGGCGAGCAGGCTGTCCTCGAACAGGTAGCTGGTTACCACCGCGAAGAAGCCCAGGAAGATCAGCACCAGCGCATCGCGGCGGGTACTCATCTCCACCAGTTTCAGGATGAACGCGGCAATCAGCAGCACCACCCCGGCTTCCAGTCCGACCAGGCTGCCGCGGGAGAAATAAACGCCGAAGCCCGCGCCTATCATCAGCAGCGCCTTGAGCCAGCTGCGTGGATAGCGTGCGCGCATGCGGAAGATCTGGACACGCCAGCTGGCGCAGCCCAGCCACAGCCCGATGATCCACACGGGCAGGTGCGTCAGGTGCGGCAGGATCACCAGCACCTGCGCCACCAGCAGCCAGATCAGGCTGTTACGCGGAATGCCTGGCTTCGCGCTCATACGCCGCGCTCCTCATCCAGGCCATGCAGCGCCAGCGCGCGCAGGCAGGCGTCACGGTGCGACTCGCCACTGTCCGGGCCGAGCACTCCAGCCGGCAGCCGCAGCGCGAATGGCTGCTGCTTCTCGCTAAGCTCGACTACCCAGTGACAGAGCATCGAAAGACGTTGCTCGGTATCGCCTTCGAACCCATCGAAGTCGAGCATCGGATCATTGCCGAGCAGGCTGGCGAAGTCCTTCACCAGCAGACCCTGCCCGCGCGAGTACGCCTTCCAATGCAAGCGCCGGCGCGGATCGCCAGGTTGCCAGGCACGTAGGCCCTGGTAGTCATCGACGCCGGCACCGCGCGCCAGAGTTCCCTCGTCCTCGGTTTCGGGGGCACTATCGCCTTGCGGGCGTTCGGCTATCGACGGCTGTGGATAGACCAGCGCCGCCAGCTCCAGATCGATCCAGCTCCAGGCGACCAGCAGGCCCAGTGGGAAGCGACTTTCCACCCTCACCCGGCCCGGCCGCAGCCAGCCACGGCGCGAGGTCGCCAGGCTCAACTCGACCTCGACGGTGCCGCCGGCCGGAACATCGACCAGCCGCAGCCCGCTGGCCGGCCAACCCAGTGCCACAGCCTGGTAGGCACGTCCCCGACTTTCCAGGCGTACCCGCAGCAGCGCCTGTTCGCCAACGAACGCCGCCGTGGTGCCACCGGCCTGCAGCACCAGCCCGGCCAGGTTGCGCCACGTGTGCAGAATGGTGACCAGGTACAGGGACCCGAGCAGAAAGGTCAATCCGTAGGCCAGACTGTTCTGGTAGTTGATGGCGGTGAGCAGCATCAGCAGCAGCGCCACCATGAACGCCAACCCGACCGAGGTCGGCATGATGAAGATTCGCCGCTGGTTCAACCGCACGCTGGAGGCTGGCGGTATTCGCCGCAGCAGCCAGCGGTCCCGGAAACGCGGAAGCAGCCTCACGGCAGGCGCTCACAACGACCAATGAACGGGCATATCACAGCGCTGGCACCTCGCGCAGCAGCCACTGCACCAGCGCACCCCCGCCATGACCGGTGGCATCGGCACGCTCACGCAGGCGGTGGCCAACCACATTGGGCAGCACCGCTTGCACGTCTTCCGGAATCACATAATCGCGACCATCGAGAAAAGCCCACGCACGTGCGGCTGCGAGCAGCGCCAGGCTGCCGCGTGGCGACAGCCCCCAGGCAAACTGCGGCTGGGTGCGCGTGGCCTCTACCAGGCGCAACACGTAATCGACCAGCGCGTCGCTAACCCGTACGTTACCCACGGCCGCCTGAATGGTGCGCAGCTCATCGTGGTCGAGCAGCGGCTCCAGCCGCGTCAGCAGATCACGTCGGGACTCGCCGAGCAGCAGCGCCTTTTCCGCCGCTCTGGCCGGATAACCCAGCGAAACCCGCATCAGGAAGCGGTCCAGCTGCGATTCCGGCAGTGCAAAAGTGCCGCCTGAGCTCACCGGGTTCTGCGTGGCGATGACGAAAAATGGCTCGGGTAGCGGCCGCGTCGCTCCCTCGATGGTGACCTGCCCCTCCTCCATCGCCTCCAGCAGCGCGCTCTGGCTCTTCGGCGTGGCGCGATTGATTTCATCGGCCAGCACCAGCTCGGCGAAGATCGGACCAGGATGGAAGACGAACTGTCCGCTGTCCTTGTCGAATACCGAGGTACCCAGGATATCGCCGGGCAGCAGGTCGGAAGTGAACTGGATGCGCTGGAATTCAAGCCCCAGCACCTTGGCCAATGTATGACTCAGGGTGGTCTTGCCCATGCCGGGCATGTCCTCGACCAGCAGGTGCCCGCGGGCCAACAGGCAGGTCAGGGCCAGCCGGACCTGAGCTTCCTTGCCGAGCAAAACTTCATTGACTGCTCGCAGGCAGGCGTCCAATCGGGTGCGCATCAAAACCTCCTATGTTCATCGTCTCGATGCTACTGGTCAGCCGCAGCCAGGCAAAGCACAGGAAACGCCCGGTGACGAGTTTGTGACCCAGGCCTTGATCCAGCACCATGCGACGCATTGCAGGGCGGCTTAGGCTTACGCAGCCAACGGTCAACAGGAGGACATATGTCCACACCCGCTCCACATGACTGGCATGCGCAACACGCTGAACAGACCCTCCAGCATCTGGATACGTCGCCTGACGGGTTGTCCGCCGAGCAAGTGCAGGAGCGTCTCGAGTCGTTCGGGCCCAACCGCCTGCCACGGCGGCGGCGCAACGGTCCACTGAGGCGTTTGCTGCTGCAATTCCACAACCTGCTGATCTACGTTCTGCTGCTTTCGGCATTGGTCACCCTCGCCTTGGGCGAATGGCTGGACAGCGCGGTGATTTTCGCCGTGGTGGTCATCAACGCGATCGTTGGCTTCATTCAGGAGGGCAAGGCGGAGCAGGCAATGCGTGCCATCCAGAAGATGCTCACGCTAGACAGCAAGGTGCGCCGTGCCGGGCGAACGCTCAACGTCCCCGCCGAACAACTGGTGCCTGGCGATATGGTGATGCTGGAAGCCGGCGACCGGGTGCCGGCTGACATGCGCCTGCTGGAGTGCCGCGATCTGCGCATCGAAGAAGCTGCCTTGACGGGCGAGTCGCTGCCCGCCAGCAAGCAGGTGGAACCCGTGGCACAGGATGCCGGTATCGGTGACCGCTACAGCATGGCCTACTCGGGCACTCTGGTCAGCGCTGGCAGCGGCACCGGCGTGGTGGTGGCAACAGCCGGCAAGACCGAGCTGGGGCAGATCAGTCATATGCTTGGTGAGGTCGTCAGCCTGCAAACGCCATTGCTCGCTGATATGGCGCGCTTCGCCAGGGTGCTCACCTTCATCATCCTGGCACTGGCAGTGGGCACCTATCTGTTCGGTGTCGGCCTGCGCGGCTATTCCACCGACGAAATGCTGCTGGCAGCGGTCGGCCTGGCCGTAGCTGCCATACCCGAAGGTTTGCCCGCGGTCCTCACCATCACACTGGCCCTCGGCGTGCAGCGAATGGCTCGGCGTCGCGCCATCATTCGTCGCCTCCCTGCGGTGGAGAGCCTGGGTGCCGTGACCGTGATCTGCTCTGACAAGACCGGCACGCTCACACGAAACGAAATGACCGTGCAGCAGGTATTCACAGCAGCACATCGGTATCAGATCGAAGGCGTCGGCTACGCACCTACCGGCCGAATTCGCTGCGACGACGGGCGCCTCTGCGAGCTCGAAGAAGCGAGCGATCTGCATGCGCTGGCCCGCGCCGGCCTGTTATGCAACAGCGCCAGCCTGCTGGCTGACGGCTCCGGTGACGAATGGAGCATTGCCGGCGACCCCACCGAGGCGGCCCTGCTCACGCTTGCCGGTAAGTTGGGCCTGATCGCCGCGCACGAGCACGGCTACACGCCTCGCGTCGACAGCATTCCGTTCAGCTCGGAGCGGCGCTGCATGGCCAGCCTGCATCATGACCACTCCGGTCACGGCCTGATCTACATGATCGGCGCCCCGGAACGGCTGGTGGAGGTGTGCAACCAGCAACTGATCGACGGCAGCGCCGAACCGCTGGACCCATCCTATTGGCATGGCGTGCTGTCCGACGGTGCCGCCCAGGGCCTGCGCATGCTCGGCCTGGCGGTGCGCGCGCTCGGCGCGCCGCGCCATGAAC
Protein-coding regions in this window:
- a CDS encoding AAA family ATPase, encoding MRTRLDACLRAVNEVLLGKEAQVRLALTCLLARGHLLVEDMPGMGKTTLSHTLAKVLGLEFQRIQFTSDLLPGDILGTSVFDKDSGQFVFHPGPIFAELVLADEINRATPKSQSALLEAMEEGQVTIEGATRPLPEPFFVIATQNPVSSGGTFALPESQLDRFLMRVSLGYPARAAEKALLLGESRRDLLTRLEPLLDHDELRTIQAAVGNVRVSDALVDYVLRLVEATRTQPQFAWGLSPRGSLALLAAARAWAFLDGRDYVIPEDVQAVLPNVVGHRLRERADATGHGGGALVQWLLREVPAL
- a CDS encoding transglutaminase TgpA family protein, producing MSAKPGIPRNSLIWLLVAQVLVILPHLTHLPVWIIGLWLGCASWRVQIFRMRARYPRSWLKALLMIGAGFGVYFSRGSLVGLEAGVVLLIAAFILKLVEMSTRRDALVLIFLGFFAVVTSYLFEDSLLAGLYSLLPVTALLAAMIGLQQSSLVTRPWPTVRLAGSLLLQAVPLMLVLFLFFPRLPPLWSLPQAADRGVTGLADHMAPGDIARLGRSAELAFRVSFEGEIPSRDQLYWRAVTFERFDGRRWSQSYASHLPQAPEWQAVGEPLGYSVVMQPSGQPWLFALDVAQVAPGQAQLMTDFHLQRRQPVNQPLMYQVTSWLDARREAVSAPESLGRALQLPERGNPRSRAWAAELRRTAQEPQAMVDALLKHFNRQPYHYTLEPPPVGDDIVDDFLFETRSGFCAHYAGAMTFVLRAAGIPARVVAGYQGGELNPAGNYLSVHQFDAHAWVEYWVAERGWVSVDPTFQVAPERVEQGLEQALARERSFLADQPMSLLRYRDIGWVNALRLRWDSLNYGWQRWVLNYQGEQQAQALQRWFGKLDGQALGLALVAVLALLTAVLALVLFKPWRRETDPQQRLFKRFEQLLGRHGVRRNRGEGARSFADRAAIMLPEQAPAILAFVRLYETQRYAEQAAVADDLSRALRQLRRALPWRFPRPRERS
- a CDS encoding HAD-IC family P-type ATPase, encoding MSTPAPHDWHAQHAEQTLQHLDTSPDGLSAEQVQERLESFGPNRLPRRRRNGPLRRLLLQFHNLLIYVLLLSALVTLALGEWLDSAVIFAVVVINAIVGFIQEGKAEQAMRAIQKMLTLDSKVRRAGRTLNVPAEQLVPGDMVMLEAGDRVPADMRLLECRDLRIEEAALTGESLPASKQVEPVAQDAGIGDRYSMAYSGTLVSAGSGTGVVVATAGKTELGQISHMLGEVVSLQTPLLADMARFARVLTFIILALAVGTYLFGVGLRGYSTDEMLLAAVGLAVAAIPEGLPAVLTITLALGVQRMARRRAIIRRLPAVESLGAVTVICSDKTGTLTRNEMTVQQVFTAAHRYQIEGVGYAPTGRIRCDDGRLCELEEASDLHALARAGLLCNSASLLADGSGDEWSIAGDPTEAALLTLAGKLGLIAAHEHGYTPRVDSIPFSSERRCMASLHHDHSGHGLIYMIGAPERLVEVCNQQLIDGSAEPLDPSYWHGVLSDGAAQGLRMLGLAVRALGAPRHELNYEDLEGDFVLLGLVGMLDPPREEAIEAINECRQAGIAVKMITGDHAETAAAIARRLGLGDSTPITGAELDRLSDSQLDARLGDTTVFARTSPAHKLRLVQRLQACGARVAMTGDGVNDAPALKRADIGVAMGIKGTEVAKEAAQMVLADDNFATIANAVEEGRTVYDNLKKSILFILPTNGGEAMVLLVAIALGLTLPITPLQILWVNMITAVTLALALAFEPGEADVMRRPPRDPDTALLSTQLMWRVLLVAILMTAACIGVFVYAQQLGWSMEASRTLAVNTLVACEIAYLFSSRQINAPARFGWRDNPMVWGMIVLLALLQLAFTHWAPLQRLFATQSLDPLGWGICLLAGAALLAVVETEKWLRRRAGWPL
- a CDS encoding acyl-CoA thioesterase, translating into MELCELLQAVRDNPGSVVVPATWGQGRAGFGGLVAALVFESMRAKVPDGRPLRSLAITFVGPLALDTPASFEAEVLREGKAVSQMLGRVMQDGQVVTIVQGSFGAPRSSVVDVAAEPAPSMPPVEACQELPYVPGVTPEFTRYLAMRWGIGGLPFTGNRSREMGGWVRQRGEVPREPMTEAHLLALVDAWPPAVLPHLKSFAPGSSLTWTIEFIQPLPDLDSHDWCMYRAVIEHARDGYGHCAAALWTPAGELVALSRQTVTVFG
- a CDS encoding DUF58 domain-containing protein; its protein translation is MRLLPRFRDRWLLRRIPPASSVRLNQRRIFIMPTSVGLAFMVALLLMLLTAINYQNSLAYGLTFLLGSLYLVTILHTWRNLAGLVLQAGGTTAAFVGEQALLRVRLESRGRAYQAVALGWPASGLRLVDVPAGGTVEVELSLATSRRGWLRPGRVRVESRFPLGLLVAWSWIDLELAALVYPQPSIAERPQGDSAPETEDEGTLARGAGVDDYQGLRAWQPGDPRRRLHWKAYSRGQGLLVKDFASLLGNDPMLDFDGFEGDTEQRLSMLCHWVVELSEKQQPFALRLPAGVLGPDSGESHRDACLRALALHGLDEERGV
- a CDS encoding rhodanese-like domain-containing protein — encoded protein: MKSSLIALSLSLLAFAAQAVELEVTPQDAYARAQQDDAKVLFVDVRDPVEIMFVGFTDAVDINIPYLLVDRNAWNDERGAFQTNRNPQFIEQIQAELDKRGLGADTEIITMCRSGSERGKPSADFLRENGFPNARYVVDGFQGAAIKEGRQAGFRLQNGWQNAGLPWSPKMNPEKIYRTDRK